TTTGGGATATCAACAACTTGACATTGGTGCAGTGAAACTGGTTTTGGTCAAACGTTATGATGGATAATGATGCTGCGAAAAAACAATTGGAGTTTCTCTAGGGCGGATTCAAGTTACTATGCCAATCCGGAGGTGCAATTTTTGGAGTTGTTGACTTCGATGGAGGAAACCTTGAAGCAAGTGGTTTGCGCAGTAGAGAGGATTGAATCTCGATCGATTTCAGATGACATTAGACAGCTGGACCTCCGGATCTTCACTAAAGGTAATCCGAAGAGGGGATTGCGATGACTGAAGCTCAATTTCTTGGTGGTGACTATAGTGAGAAAGACAAGTTGGCGtgtgtttctggtttttttggtggtcaagcaaaattttggttcCACAAGGAACTATCGTGGATTCCGTTCCATAGTTGGAGCCAGGTGAAGGATGGTTTATTGTTAACGTTTGGAAACAATCGGGACAAAAAGCGAGTACTTATGGAACTCGATCTTGAAATGAAACATTggatcaaagattttgatcGCAAGAGGGAGGCACATAAATTTCTTGAATCAGAAGCTATCGTTGTAAGCGCATCAAGTTAGGAGATAGTTTcgaacaaaaatgttgaagcAATTCAGGATACTGAATTGTCGGGTGGAGGTGACTTGATTGACAAAGATTCACCGATTCAGGAGATCGCTCAAGTTCAAAGAAGGAATTGATTGAGTCATTGgttgtttttgagaaattgcAAGGTGCATTTGTAAAGAACAATCGGGTATATCCACCATTTGTTCATCAAATTCTCAATGAGAAGCAAGAGGCAAACCATGTGTTAGATAAACTGTCCCttagaagacacaaacatCAAAGTGGGAAGAGAAGTATATCTCCTAAGGACATTTCCAACCCTActttattttagagaaaaaactctaaattcttctccaaccctACTCTATATAGaactctaaaatagaaaaatcagcagaattgttttatatatagagtgactatattttcttctatgttttagagttgattgttttatttatactttagtccttcaaatttaatttaattgaatcgtccttctcttctttgactttccttctcttctctgccaCGTCATCATCCACGTCATCCTTCGCTTCCTCTAAAGAATGCTGAATCCGTTTTCTCACATACGTCTGATGAACCTTATCACCCTTCTCGTGTCGCATTTTCGGTGAGCTTTTGGCTGTCAAGGGCGATTGGTGAACACATGAGAAGAACTGTGGGAAATATTGGGTTTGCCGTTTGCGGTCGCGGTTCTGATTTTAAACACAAACGTTTGGGTCTGATTGTTGGCCTTACCCGACTGGTTTTTTTAATAGCAGACTTCTAATTTATCTGTCTCCCAgactttgttcttttaaatttgggcatctttttcttttcgcTTATGGAGTATCTATTTACTttagaataataatacaatGTGGTATCTAATTGTTCCAAATTAGGAACACGAAGTCTACCattacatttttcatctcTATATTAGTTAATAACACAAATgtataaatgagaaaattgccttcattgtttataataattactacaaatgtaattcaaagaaaattatcaTTAATTGTTTCGTTTAAGATAGAATAGGGtttgaatttatcaaatatgaaaaacagaTCAATACAAAATTGACCATACATATGCACTTAAATATTCTGATTTCTTTATAGTGTAATCTCattcaagaaaagctttggaaaaattccaacaaaaaaagaactatttTATATCTGTCAATAATTAAACccctgaattttttttattctaattggaaaattggaaaatcaACTGAtctatttgtgtatttttcttcttgaattaaTTGAGAAATTAACTAAGATGTTGctatttgtttgtatttatcctatataattcaacatttaatatttttttgtttttactggTACATTGTATGATTGTTAGTTTGTTACTGAATTgcagttgttttttcttacattaaaaattttagtttgtaaataagttttgCAACAGTTGTTGATGATAagtcatatttttattcttttaaattcaaggccaaatatttgatatatatgttggtcGAAAGACTTAATATATAGCCAATGTATGTATTTGGGTTGATCTAGCTAGTTTGGTTAAATCGAAATACTCTATAGAccaatgttttgttgacaTAAACGCTTGTTTTAATATGCatcaaaaattaaaggaagaaattattttataagaataatGAATTGATTACGtacttacatatttttatattgttatgttataatcatgaaaaaaacatatcattagGAGTTTTCATAATTCAGAATTGGCAATACTTAGGCGCCCATCTACAGATTCGGGAGCTTCCCTTTGGAGCAGGAACAAACCACTTTTCATCACCGAATAATTGATTGTTGCAGATTTTCTTGCAAGCTTCATCACAAATTTCAGGAGTAGGTTTTTTCGCCGCTTTCAAGCACTCGTTTTGTGCACAATGTTTCACACACATTGTTATACTGTTTGATTGAGCAATGTGTGCTGAAAACATCATCGTCAATATAGCTACGATTATTAAAACACTGCATGTTTGAATCCCCATAACGTATCGTTTTTAAGTATTAGTGATGATTTAATACAAATGAgtattacaaaatgttttactccttgtttatatttgtgaagaagatgatttggtgGGTAATGTTGGGTTAGTCTTGGTGATTTATATAGTGAAACtaatgttgtccatttttagcaattgttttaaatatgtttcttgtttctctctctagcAAACAAATTCTGTAGAGTTTCGTTGTgctttacttttttagttgTCCAAACAAATTATTGCTATGAAAAGAGATCGTAGCTTACAGATGTACCCATATgccattttggttttcttttgtagtcaCATGTTGTTAAGAGTTGTTAcgaatatttatttgtagaGCAGCATAGCTCTATTAGattaaatctattaaatgGTTCAGTGATATATGTGAATATGACTACAGTAACGGTTCCAATCGCctctattttctctcttaGACACCATTTTCAAGACACGCCAAGTTCAAGTGGGAAGGAAGattgcttgaagaagaagatatttttaggatctataaatatctttaacaGACTCTGTTCTATTATAAATAAGGAGAGAGATCGATTTAGAGGGATTATGCTTTTGATGTTGtgagagtttttttgttagacTTTGGCCAAGCGATGTGCTTGAGGAGAGATTAATGTTGATCTCTATGTTATCGTGAGGTTGAATGTTCAGGCGAATGATAATGTTTCTGGATTTGcattggttattgttttgacaATCAGTCGGATCATCTTTCTATTTGAGTATTGTATTTGAAATTGGAGTTTGGGATATCAACAACTTGACATTGGTGCAGTGAAACTGGTTTTGGTCAAACGTTATGATGGATAATGATGCTGCGAAAAAACAATTGGAGTTTCTCTAGGGCGGATTCAAGTTACTATGCCAATCCGGAGGTGCAATTTTTGGAGTTGTTGACTTCGATGGAGGAAACCTTGAAGCAAGTGGTTTGCGCAGTAGAGAGGATTGAATCTCGATCGATTTCAGATGACATTAGACAGCTGGACCTCCGGATCTTCACTAAAGGTAATCCGAAGAGGGGATTGCGATGACTGAAGCTCAATTTCTTGGTGGTGACTATAGTGAGAAAGACAAGTTGGCGtgtgtttctggtttttttggtggtcaagcaaaattttggttcCACAAGGAACTATCGTGGATTCCGTTCCATAGTTGGAGCCAGGTGAAGGATGGTTTATTGTTAACGTTTGGAAACAATCGGGACAAAAAGCGAGTACTTATGGAACTCGATCTTGAAATGAAACATTggatcaaagattttgatcGCAAGAGGGAGGCACATAAATTTCTTGAATCAGAAGCTATCGTTGTAAGCGCATCAAGTTAGGAGATAGTTTcgaacaaaaatgttgaagcAATTCAGGATACTGAATTGTCGGGTGGAGGTGACTTGATTGACAAAGATTCACCGATTCAGGAGATCGCTCAAGTTCAAAGAAGGAATTGATTGAGTCATTGgttgtttttgagaaattgcAATGTGCATTTGTAAAGAACAATCGGGTATATCCACCATTTGTTCATCAAATTCTCAATGAGAAGCAAGAGGCTAACCATGTGTTAGATAAACTGTCCCttagaagacacaaacatCAAAGTGAGAAGAGAAGTATATCTCCTAAGGACATTTCCAACCCTactttattttagaaataaaactCTAAATTTTTCTCCAACCCTACTCTATATAgaactctaaaatagagaaatcagcagaattgttttatatatagagtgactatattttcttctatgttttagagttgattgttttatttatactttagtccttcaaatttaatttaattgaaccgtccttctcttctttgactttccttctcttctctgccaCGTTATCATCCACGTCATCCTTCGCTTCCTCTAAAGAATGCTGAATCCGTTTTCTCACATACGTCTGATGAACCTTATCACCCTTCTCGTGTGGCATTTGCGGTGAGCTTTTGGCTGTAAAGGGCGATTGGTGAACACATGAGAAGAACTGTGGGAAATATTGGGTTTGCCGTTTGCGATTAGGGTTCTGATTTTAAACACAAACGTTTGGGCCTGGTTGTGGGCCTTATCCGACTGGTTTTTTTAATAGCAGACTTCTAATTTATCTGTCTCCAaaactttgttcttttaaatttgggcATCTTTTGCTCTTCGCTTATGGAGTATCTATTTACTttagaataataatacaatGTGGTATCTAATTGTTCCAAATTAGGAACACGAAGTCTACCattacatttttcatctcTATATTAGTTAATAACACAAAGgtataaatgagaaaatggccttcattgtttataataattactaCAAATGTAATTCAGAGAAAATTATCATTAATTGTCTCGTTTAAGATAGAATAGGGtttgaatttatcaaatatgaaaaacagaTCAATACAAAATTGACCATACATATGCACTTAAATATTCTGATTTCTTTATAGTGTAATCTCattcaagaaaagctttagaaaaattccaacaaaaaaagaactatttTATATCTGTCAATAATTAAACccctgaattttttttattctaattggaaaattggaaaatcaACTGAtctatttgtgtatttttcttcttgaattaaTTGAGAAATTAACTAAGATGTTGctatttgtttgtatttatcctatataattcaacatttaatatttttttgtttttactggTACATTGTATGATTGTTAGTTTGTTACTGAATTgcagttgttttttcttacattaaaaattttagtttgtaaataagttttgCAACAGTTGTTGATGATAagtcatatttttattcttttaaattcaaggccaaatatttgatatatatgttggtcGAAAGACTTAATATATAGCCAATGTATGTATTTGGGTTGATCTAGCTAGTTTGGTTAAATCGAAATACTCTATAGAccaatgttttgttgacaTAAACGCTTGTTTTAATATGCatcaaaaattaaaggaagaaattattttataagaataatGAATTGATTACGtacttacatatttttatattgttatgttataatcatgaaaaaaacatatcattagGAGTTTTCATAATTCAGAATTGGCAATACTTAGGCGCCCATCTACAGATTCGGGAGCTTCCCTTTGGAGCAGGAACAAACCACTTTTCATCACCGAATAATTGATTGTTGCAGATTTTCTTGCAAGCTTCATCACAAATTTCAGGAGTAGGTTTTTTCGCCGCTTTCAAGCACTCGTTTTGTGCACAATGTTTCACACACATTGTTATACTGTTTGATTGAGCAATGTGTGCTGAAAACATCATCGTCAATATAGCTACGATTATTAAAACACTGCATGTTTGAATCCCCATAACGTATCGTTTTTAAGTATTAGTGATGATTTAATACAAATGAgtattacaaaatgttttactccttgtttatatttgtgaagaagatgatttggtgGGTAATGTTGGGTTAGTCTTGGTGATTTATATAGTGAAACtaatgttgtccatttttagcaattgttttaaatatgtttcttgtttctctctctagcAAACAAATTCTGTAGAGTTTCGTTGTgctttacttttttagttgTCCAAACAAATTATTGCTATGAAAAGAGATCGTAGCTTACAGATGTACCCATATgccattttggttttcttttgtagtcaCATGTTGTTAAGAGTTGTTAcgaatatttatttgtagaGCAGCATAGCTCTATTAGattaaatctattaaatgGTTCAGTGATATATGTGAATATGACTACAGTAACGGTTCCAATCGCctctattttctctcttaGACACCATTTTCAAGACACGCCAAGTTCAAGTGGGAAGGAAGattgcttgaagaagaagatatttttaggatctataaatatctttaacaGACTCTGTTCTATTATAAATAAGGAGAGAGATCGATTTAGAGGGATTATGCTTTTGATGTTGtgagagtttttttgttagacTTTGGCCAAGCGATGTGCTTGAGGAGAGATTAATGTTGATCTCTATGTTATCGTGAGGTTGAATGTTCAGGCGAATGATAATGTTTCTGGATTTGcattggttattgttttgataatcaGTCGGATCATCTTTCTATTTGAGTATTGTATTTGAAATTGGAGTTTGGGATATCAACAACTTGACATTGGTGCAGTGAAACTGGTTTTGGTCAAACGTTATGATGGATAATGATGCTGCGAAAAAACAATTGGAGTTTCTCTAGGGCGGATTCAAGTTACTATGCCAATCCGGAGGTGCAATTTTTGGAGTTGTTGACTTCGATGGAGGAAACCTTGAAGCAAGTGGTTTGCGCAGTAGAGAGGATTGAATCTCGATCGATTTCAGATGACATTAGACAGCTGGACCTCCGGATCTTCACTAAAGGTAATCCGAAGAGGGGATTGCGATGACTGAAGCTCAATTTCTTGGTGGTGACTATAGTGAGAAAGACAAGTTGGCGtgtgtttctggtttttttggtggtcaagcaaaattttggttcCACAAGGAACTATCGTGGATTCCGTTCCATAGTTGGAGCCAGGTGAAGGATGGTTTATTGTTAACGTTTGGAAACAATCGGGACAAAAAGCGAGTACTTATGGAACTCGATCTTGAAATGAAACATTggatcaaagattttgatcGCAAGAGGGAGGCACATAAATTTCTTGAATCAGAAGCTATCGTTGTAAGCGCATCAAGTTAGGAGATAGTTTcgaacaaaaatgttgaagcAATTCAAGATACAGAGTTGTCGGGTGGAGGTGACTTGATTGACAAAGATTCACCGATTCAGGAGATCGCTCAAGTTCAAAGAAGGAATTGATTGAGTCATTGgttgtttttgagaaattgcAAGGTGCATTTGTAAAGAACAATCGGGTATATCCACCATTTGTTCATCAAATTCTCAATGAGAAGCAAGAGGCAAACCATGTGTTAGATAAACTGTCCCttagaagacacaaacatCAAAGTGGGAAGAGAAGTATATCTCCTAAGGACATTTCCAACCCTActttattttagagaaaaaactctaaattcttctccaaccctACTCTATATAgaactctaaaatagagaaatcagcagaattgttttatatatagagtgactatattttcttctatgttttagagttgattgttttatttatactttaatccttcaaatttaatttaattgaatcgtccttctcttctttgactttccttctcttctctgccaCGTCATCATCCACGTCATCCTTCGCTTCCTCTAAAGAATGCTGAATCCGTTTTCTCACATACGTCTGATGAACCTTATCACCCTTCTCATGTCGCATTTGCGGTGAGCTTTTGGCTGTAAAGGGCGATTGGTGAACACATGAGAAGAACTGTGGGAAATATTGGGTTTGCCGTTTGCGGTTGCGGTTCTGATTTTAAACACAAACGTTTGGGCCTGGTTGTGGGCCTTATCAGACtggtttt
This sequence is a window from Arabidopsis thaliana chromosome 1 sequence. Protein-coding genes within it:
- a CDS encoding Plant thionin family protein (Plant thionin family protein; LOCATED IN: endomembrane system; BEST Arabidopsis thaliana protein match is: Plant thionin family protein (TAIR:AT1G34805.1); Has 72 Blast hits to 72 proteins in 2 species: Archae - 0; Bacteria - 0; Metazoa - 0; Fungi - 0; Plants - 72; Viruses - 0; Other Eukaryotes - 0 (source: NCBI BLink).) — its product is MGIQTCSVLIIVAILTMMFSAHIAQSNSITMCVKHCAQNECLKAAKKPTPEICDEACKKICNNQLFGDEKWFVPAPKGSSRICRWAPKYCQF